In Pirellula sp. SH-Sr6A, the DNA window GTGGTGTAGAAGTGATGGCAACCGCATTGGGGACAGACGATTCCTAACGGGCTTTTCTGGTCCTTGGGACTTGTCATACTGATCCCTGCAAAACGCCATGACTGGATGAAAATCCGAGATTCGTCAAGTTTCTTTATCTTGACCATATACCGTATCCGATATACGCTTAGGAAGAAATGCAGGGAGCTCGGGCACAATGGCCAAGGCAAGGGGTCGCAACGATGATGAAGCAACTGAGAAGGTTCTGGTTTGGCTTAGCGGTGAGGTTAAAACGCCACCGTTCACACCTGAGGGAAGGCAAGAAGCAGGAATGCTCCTTCGATCTCTGCAAAATGGCGTTCAATTGAACATGCCACAGTCGGAGTCGTTGCCCATCGTTGGTCCAAGATGCGGAGCGCTTCGGGTTCGGGATGCAGACCATAGTTGGCGAATCATGTATCGGGTCGATTCCGATGCGATTTTGATCCTCGAAGTGTATTCTAAGAAAACACCCAAAA includes these proteins:
- a CDS encoding type II toxin-antitoxin system RelE/ParE family toxin, yielding MAKARGRNDDEATEKVLVWLSGEVKTPPFTPEGRQEAGMLLRSLQNGVQLNMPQSESLPIVGPRCGALRVRDADHSWRIMYRVDSDAILILEVYSKKTPKIPNEVIERCQKRLRLYDEAVKAAKRRSSPKQKVI